In Bacillus toyonensis BCT-7112, a single window of DNA contains:
- a CDS encoding replication-associated recombination protein A → MKQPLAHRMRPTNIQEIIGQQHLVGEGKILRRMVQANHFQSMILYGPPGTGKTSIASAIAGSTGTPFRLLNAVTHNKKDMEVVVQEAKMHQHLVLILDEVHRLDKAKQDFLLPHLESGLLTLIGATTSNPFHAINSAIRSRCQIFELHALTEDDILIGLKRALEDKEKGLGEYDVTVTDGALHHFANASGGDMRSAYNALELAVLSSFTTDDKAAEITLEIAEECLQKKSFVHDKGGDAHYDVLSAFQKSVRGSDVNAALHYLARLIEAGDLQSIGRRLLIMAYEDIGLASPQAGPRTLAAIESAERVGFPEARIPLANAVIELCLSPKSNSAYKALDAALHDLRNGQTGDIPGHLKDSHYKGAESLGRGIGYLYPHDHPNGWVHQQYLPDKIKNKQYYKPKTTGKFEQALSTVYERLQSSNKTKNKG, encoded by the coding sequence ATGAAACAACCACTCGCACATCGAATGCGCCCTACAAATATTCAAGAAATTATTGGACAACAGCATTTAGTTGGTGAAGGAAAGATTTTACGGCGAATGGTCCAAGCAAATCATTTTCAATCTATGATTTTATACGGTCCTCCAGGTACAGGAAAAACATCAATAGCTAGCGCAATTGCGGGAAGTACTGGAACACCGTTTCGCCTATTAAATGCTGTTACTCACAATAAAAAAGATATGGAAGTTGTCGTACAAGAAGCGAAGATGCATCAACACCTCGTTTTAATTTTAGATGAAGTTCACAGGTTAGATAAGGCGAAACAAGACTTTCTATTACCTCATTTAGAAAGTGGACTCCTTACTTTAATCGGTGCAACGACGAGTAATCCATTCCATGCGATAAACTCTGCTATCCGAAGCAGATGTCAAATCTTCGAGTTACACGCACTAACAGAAGATGATATTTTAATTGGTTTAAAACGAGCTCTTGAAGATAAAGAAAAAGGGCTTGGGGAATATGATGTAACTGTTACGGATGGAGCATTACATCACTTTGCAAATGCATCAGGCGGAGATATGCGTTCAGCTTATAATGCACTTGAATTAGCTGTTTTATCTAGCTTTACAACTGACGACAAAGCTGCGGAAATCACGCTAGAAATCGCAGAAGAATGCTTACAAAAAAAGAGTTTCGTTCATGACAAAGGTGGAGATGCTCATTATGACGTATTATCGGCATTTCAAAAATCAGTGCGCGGAAGTGATGTAAATGCAGCACTTCATTATTTAGCACGCCTTATTGAAGCAGGTGATTTACAAAGTATCGGTAGACGCCTTCTTATTATGGCATATGAAGATATCGGACTTGCTAGCCCGCAAGCTGGACCGCGCACACTTGCAGCGATCGAGTCAGCTGAACGAGTTGGATTCCCAGAGGCACGCATACCACTTGCAAATGCCGTTATCGAGCTATGCTTATCACCAAAATCAAATTCAGCTTATAAAGCACTTGATGCTGCATTGCACGATTTACGTAACGGTCAAACAGGTGACATTCCAGGTCATTTAAAAGACAGTCACTATAAAGGCGCTGAATCGTTAGGTCGAGGCATTGGATACTTATATCCACATGACCATCCAAATGGCTGGGTACACCAACAATACTTACCTGATAAAATAAAAAACAAGCAATATTATAAACCGAAAACAACAGGGAAATTTGAGCAAGCACTTTCTACTGTTTATGAAAGATTACAAAGTTCGAATAAAACGAAAAATAAAGGGTAA
- a CDS encoding RsfA family transcriptional regulator, whose amino-acid sequence MKTRQDAWTREDDLLLAETVLRHIRSGSTQIKAFDEVGDALNRTSAACGFRWNAEVRANYEDAVQIAKKQRKELKRSEAKIEKEQFTQTRQLVIDAEFSENITPSQQELTMQNVISFLQNMEHNNPSTAKLQTENEVLQDQLTSLQKTNHELQAKLAVLTKKQQAIEEDYAMLVRIMDRARKLVSVEEQEEQIAPIFKTDQNGNLDIIYSAEN is encoded by the coding sequence ATGAAAACACGTCAAGATGCATGGACAAGAGAAGACGATCTCCTTTTAGCAGAAACTGTTTTACGACATATTCGTAGCGGCAGTACACAAATCAAAGCATTCGATGAAGTTGGCGATGCTTTGAACCGCACTTCAGCAGCTTGCGGTTTTAGATGGAATGCTGAAGTACGAGCGAATTACGAAGATGCGGTACAGATTGCAAAAAAACAACGTAAAGAATTAAAACGTTCTGAAGCTAAAATAGAAAAAGAGCAGTTTACACAAACTCGGCAGCTCGTAATCGATGCCGAGTTTTCAGAAAATATCACGCCAAGTCAACAGGAACTTACAATGCAAAATGTCATCTCATTTTTGCAAAACATGGAACATAATAACCCTTCAACCGCAAAGTTGCAAACTGAAAATGAGGTATTACAAGATCAGCTTACTTCCTTGCAAAAAACGAATCATGAACTTCAAGCAAAATTAGCGGTACTCACAAAAAAACAACAAGCAATCGAAGAAGATTATGCAATGCTTGTTAGAATTATGGATCGTGCTCGAAAACTTGTTTCAGTTGAAGAACAAGAAGAACAGATTGCTCCCATTTTCAAAACCGATCAAAACGGGAATTTAGATATTATTTATTCTGCAGAGAATTAA
- a CDS encoding tRNA threonylcarbamoyladenosine dehydratase, translated as MLHQFSRNELAFGKEGLEILKNSTIGILGIGGVGSFSAEALARSGVGRLVLVDKDVVDITNVNRQIHALVSTVGRSKVELMKERIADINPECEVIGLEMFYTDETYEEFFKHGLDFVVDASDTITFKIHLIKQCLRRKIKIISCMGAANKMDPTRFRIADISKTHTDPIAKVIRTKLRKEGIKKGVKVVFSDENPIVIREEVRKEIVPDENAKIRKAKLPPSSNAFVPSVAGLIMASHVVRERIKNVEVKRVGQE; from the coding sequence ATGTTACATCAATTTTCACGTAATGAATTAGCCTTCGGTAAAGAAGGACTTGAAATATTAAAAAATAGTACAATCGGTATTTTAGGAATTGGCGGCGTAGGATCATTTTCAGCTGAAGCGTTAGCGCGTTCTGGTGTAGGACGTCTCGTATTAGTTGATAAAGACGTTGTAGATATTACAAACGTAAACCGTCAAATTCACGCTTTAGTATCTACTGTAGGGCGTTCAAAAGTAGAATTAATGAAAGAGCGTATTGCAGACATTAATCCGGAATGTGAAGTAATTGGATTAGAAATGTTTTATACAGATGAAACATATGAAGAGTTCTTTAAACACGGTTTAGATTTCGTAGTGGATGCATCTGATACGATTACGTTCAAAATCCATTTAATTAAACAATGTTTACGTCGTAAAATTAAAATTATCTCATGTATGGGTGCAGCAAATAAAATGGACCCAACTCGTTTCCGTATTGCGGACATTTCTAAAACACATACAGATCCGATTGCGAAAGTAATTCGTACGAAGCTTCGTAAAGAGGGTATTAAAAAAGGTGTAAAAGTTGTCTTCTCTGACGAAAACCCAATCGTAATTCGTGAAGAAGTACGTAAAGAAATCGTACCAGACGAAAATGCAAAAATTCGTAAGGCGAAATTACCACCTTCTTCAAATGCATTCGTACCATCTGTGGCAGGCTTAATTATGGCAAGTCACGTTGTACGTGAGCGTATTAAAAACGTAGAAGTGAAGCGTGTAGGGCAAGAATAA
- the aspS gene encoding aspartate--tRNA ligase has translation MAERTHACGKVTVEAVGQTVQLKGWVQKRRDLGGLIFIDLRDRTGIVQVVFNPETSKEALEVAETIRSEYVLHVEGTVVERGEGAINDNMATGRIEVQATRVNVLNAAKTTPIIIADDTDASEDVRLKYRYLDLRRPVMFNTFKMRHDVTKTIRNFLDTEDFLEVETPILTKSTPEGARDYLVPSRVHDGEFYALPQSPQLFKQLLMVGGFERYYQVARCFRDEDLRADRQPEFTQIDIEASFLTQDEILDMMERMMTKVMKDAKGVEVSAPFPRMKYADAMARYGSDKPDTRFEMELTDLSEFAADCGFKVFTSAVESGGQVKAINAKGAASKYSRKDIDALTEFVKVYGAKGLAWLKVEEDGLKGPIAKFFGEEDAKALMSTLEATAGDLLLFVADKKSVVADSLGALRLRLGKELELIDESKFNFLWVTDWPLLEYDEDADRYFAAHHPFTMPFREDVELLETAPEKARAQAYDLVLNGYELGGGSLRIYERDVQEKMFKALGFSQEEAQEQFGFLLEAFEYGTPPHGGIALGLDRLVMLLAGRTNLRDTIAFPKTASASCLLTEAPSPVAEAQLEELNLKLSLKEEK, from the coding sequence GTGGCTGAAAGAACACATGCATGTGGAAAAGTAACAGTAGAAGCTGTTGGACAAACAGTTCAATTAAAAGGTTGGGTACAAAAACGTCGTGACTTAGGTGGATTAATCTTCATCGATTTACGTGACCGTACAGGTATCGTGCAAGTCGTATTTAACCCAGAAACATCAAAAGAAGCACTAGAAGTAGCAGAAACGATTCGTAGTGAATACGTATTGCACGTAGAAGGTACAGTTGTTGAACGTGGTGAAGGCGCAATTAATGACAATATGGCAACTGGTCGTATTGAAGTACAAGCAACGAGAGTAAACGTATTAAACGCAGCGAAAACAACACCAATCATTATCGCTGATGATACAGATGCATCAGAAGATGTGCGTTTAAAATATCGTTACTTAGACTTACGTCGTCCTGTAATGTTTAATACATTCAAAATGCGTCACGACGTAACGAAAACAATTCGTAACTTCCTAGATACAGAAGACTTCTTAGAAGTTGAAACTCCAATTTTAACGAAGAGCACACCAGAAGGAGCTCGTGACTATTTAGTACCAAGCCGTGTACACGACGGTGAATTCTATGCATTACCACAGTCACCACAATTATTTAAACAACTTCTTATGGTCGGCGGATTTGAGCGTTACTATCAAGTAGCACGTTGTTTCCGTGACGAAGATTTACGTGCGGATCGTCAACCAGAATTCACGCAAATCGATATCGAAGCTTCATTCTTAACGCAAGATGAAATTTTAGATATGATGGAGCGTATGATGACGAAAGTTATGAAGGATGCAAAAGGTGTAGAAGTTAGTGCACCATTCCCTCGTATGAAATATGCTGATGCAATGGCTCGCTACGGTTCTGATAAGCCAGATACACGCTTTGAAATGGAACTAACAGACCTATCTGAATTTGCAGCAGATTGTGGATTTAAAGTATTTACAAGTGCTGTAGAAAGCGGCGGACAAGTAAAAGCAATTAATGCAAAAGGTGCCGCAAGCAAATACTCTCGTAAAGACATTGATGCATTAACTGAATTCGTAAAAGTATACGGTGCAAAAGGTCTAGCTTGGCTTAAAGTGGAAGAAGACGGCTTAAAAGGACCGATTGCGAAATTCTTCGGCGAAGAAGATGCAAAAGCGTTAATGAGTACATTAGAAGCTACTGCTGGCGATTTATTACTATTCGTAGCAGATAAGAAAAGCGTTGTTGCAGATAGCTTAGGTGCACTTCGTTTACGTTTAGGTAAAGAGCTTGAGTTAATAGATGAAAGTAAATTTAACTTCCTATGGGTAACTGATTGGCCACTTCTTGAGTACGATGAAGATGCAGATCGTTACTTCGCAGCTCACCACCCATTCACAATGCCATTCCGTGAAGACGTTGAGCTATTAGAAACAGCACCAGAAAAAGCACGTGCACAAGCATATGACCTTGTATTAAACGGTTATGAGCTTGGTGGCGGATCACTTCGTATTTACGAGCGTGACGTACAAGAAAAAATGTTTAAAGCGCTTGGATTCTCACAAGAAGAAGCGCAAGAACAATTCGGATTCTTATTAGAAGCATTCGAATACGGTACACCACCACACGGCGGAATTGCATTAGGTTTAGACCGTCTTGTTATGTTACTTGCAGGTCGTACGAACCTTCGTGATACAATTGCATTCCCGAAAACAGCAAGCGCAAGTTGCTTATTAACAGAAGCTCCAAGCCCAGTTGCAGAAGCTCAGCTTGAAGAACTGAACTTAAAATTAAGCTTGAAAGAAGAGAAGTAA